In the genome of Arachis stenosperma cultivar V10309 chromosome 6, arast.V10309.gnm1.PFL2, whole genome shotgun sequence, the window agctgagcaagatagttactgaactccctcctagtactctcccaagcaatacagaagaaaatccaaaaggagagtgcaaggccatcaacatggccgaatttagagaggagggagaggaagtgaacaccactgaggaagacctcaatgggcgtgcactggcctccaatgagttctctaatgaggaaccatgggaatctgaggctcaaaatgagaccatagagattccattggacttacttctgcctttcatgagctctgatgagtattcttcctttgaagaggatgagtatgtcactaaagagcaagttgctaaataccttggagcaatcatgaagctaaatgacaagttatttggaaatgagacttgggaggatgaacctcctttgctcaccaaagaactggatgacttgtctaggcagaaattacctcaaaagagacaagatcctgggaagttttccataccttgtaccataggcaccatgaccttcaaaaaggctctgtgtgacttagggtcaagtgtaaacctcatgcctctctctgtaatggagaagctagggatctttgaggtacaagctgcaagaatctcactagagatggcagacaactcaagaaaacaagcttatggacttgtagaggatgtcttggtgaagattgaagaccattacatccctactgatttcatagtcctagagactgggaaatgcatggatgaatccatcatccttggcagacccttcctagccacagcaaaggctgtgattgatgttgatggaggtgaactgatcattcaagtgaatgaagaatcctttgtgtttaaggctcaaggatacctctctgtcaccatggagaggaagcatgaagagcttctctcaaatcagagtcaaacagagcccccacagtcaaactccaagtttggtgttgggaggccacaaccaaactctaagtttggtgttgaacccccacattcaaactctaagtttggtgttgggaggttccaacattgctctgagtatctgtgaggctccatgagagccctctgtcaagctactgacattaaagaagcgcttgttgggaggcaacccaatgttatattttatctatttttctttgttattttatgttttttgtaggttgatgatcatgagaagtcacaaaaataattgaaaaagcaaaaacagaaagaaaaacagcacaccctggaggaagatgttgctggcgtttaaacgccagtaaggctagcagttgggcgtttaacgcccagtctggcaccattctgggcgtttaacgccagaaaggggccccagactggcgttaaacgccaggaaagggcaagaacctggcgttaaacgccagaaatgggcaccagcccggcgtttaacgccagatttggcacaaaacgcaaattttcttgccacttggtgcagggatgactttttcttgacaccacaggatctgtggaccccacaggatcccccaccaaccccaccaccctctctcttcttcttcacccactcaccaatcaactcaacacctcttccccaaaaacccttcacctatcaaatcccactattctcttcacccactcacatccatccttcataaaaccccacctaccctaccattcaaattcaaaccactttccctcccaaacccacacatacatgaccgaaccataagcccctcctctcctatataaacccttcttcactccttcattttcacacaacctcaacaccacttctccccctctttggccgaacacaaagccattcccttcttcctcatttcttcttcttctactctcttctttcttcttttgctcgaggacgagcaaaccttttaagtttggtgtggtaaaagcattgctttttgtttttccataaccatttatggcatccaaggccggagaaacctctagaaagaggaaagggaaggcaaaagcttccacttccgagtcatgggagatggagagattcatctcaagggtgcatcaagaccacttctatgaagttgtggccttgaagaaggtgatccccgaggtccctttttcactcaaaaagggtgaatatccggagatccgacatgagatccgaagaagaggttgggaagtccttaccaaccccattcaacaagtcaaaattttgatggttcaagagttctatgccaacgcatggatcaccaagaaccatgatcaaagtgtgaacccggatccaaagaattatcttactatggttcgggggaaatacttggattttagtccggaaagtgtaaggttggcgttcaatttgcccatgatgcaaggggatgaacatccttacactagaagggtcaactttgatcaaaggttggaccaagtcctcacagttatatgtgaagagggcgcacaatggaagagagattcaagagggaagccggttcaattgaaaaggcatgacctcaaacccgtggctagaggatggttggagtttatccaacgctcaatcattcccactagcaaccggtccgaagttactctagaccgggccatcatgattcatagcatcatgattggagaagaagtggaagttcatgaggtcatagcccaagaactctacaaggtggcggacaagtcctctaccttagcaaggttagcctttcctcacctcatttgtcacctctgctattcagttggagttgacatagagggagacatccccattgatgaggacaagcccatcactaagaaaaggatggagcaaacaagagacccctctcatcatgagatccctgagatacctcaagggatgcactttcctccacaagactattgggagcaaattaacacctccctaggacaattgagttccaacatgggacaactaagggtggagcaccaagaacactccattctcctccatgaaattagagaagatcaaagaatcatgagagaggagcaacaaagacaaggaagagacattgaggagctcaagcactccataagaccttcaagaggaagaacaagccgccatcactaaggtggacccgttctttaatctccttgttctttaattttctgtttttcgaattttagtgctttatgtttgtccatgtttgtgtcttgtgatcattagtgtcttagtgtctatgccttaaagttatgaatgtcctatgaatccatcacctttcttaaattaacaatgttcttaattgaaaaagataagaattgcatgaattttgaattttacaacagtttaattattttgatgtggtggcaacacttttgttctctgaatgtatgcttgaacagtgcatatgtcttttgaatttgtggttcatgaatgttggctcttgaaagaatgatgaaaaaggagacatgttactgaggatctgaaaaatcataaaaatgactcttgaagcaagaaaaagcagtgaatacaaaaaaaaagagaaaaaaagaaaaaaaaaagaaaagagaaaaagagaaagaaataaagttgtgatccaaggcaataagagtgtgcttaagaaccctggacacctctaattagggactttagcaaagctgagtcacaatctgaaaaggttcacccaattatgtgtctgtggcatgtatgtatccggtggtaatactggaagacagagtgctttgggccacggccaagactcaataagtagctgtgttcaagaatcatcatacttaactaggagaatcaataacactatctggattctgagttcctaaagaagccaatcattctgaattccaaaggataaagtgagatgccaaaactgttcagaggcaaaaagctaaaagccccgctcatctaattaatgctgatcttcatagatgtttttggagttcattgcatattctcttctttttatcctatttgatcttcagttgcttggggacaagcaacaatttaagtttggtgttgtgatgagcggacaatttgtaccctttttggcattatttttagtatgtttttagtatcttttagttagtttttattatatttttattagtttttaggtaaaattcacttttctggactttactatgagtttgtgtgtttttctgtgatttcagatattttctggctgaaattgagggatccgagcaaaaatctgattcagagactgagaaggactgcagatgctgttggattctgacctccctgcactcgaagtggattttctggagctacagaagcccaattggcgcgctctcaacggcgttggaaagtagatatcctgggctttccagaaatatatgatagtccatactttgcccaagatttgatggcccaaaccggcgttcaaagtcaccctcaggaattccagcgttaaacgccggaactggcaccaaaatgggagttaaacgcccaaactggcataaaagctggcgtttaactccaagaagagtctctacacgaaaatgcttcattgctcagcccaagcacacaccaagtgggcccggatgtggatttttatgtcatttattcatctttgtacaccttaggctactagttttctataagtaggaccttttactattgtattagacatcttggtagctatctttgagttttatgctatcttaggtcattgggaggctggcctcacggccatgcctagaccttgttcttatgtattttcaacggtggagtttctacacaccatagattaaggtgtggagctctgctgtacctcgagtattaatgcaattactattgttcttctattcaattccgcttgttctttgtccaagatatcacttgttcttcaacttgatgaatgtgatgatccgtgacactcatcatcattctcactcatgaacaaagtgactgacaaccactcttgttctacaagcatacgaggctatagtgaatatctcttggatttctgatacacgatgcatggttgatcgcctgacaaccgagtgctcgcctgacaaacgagccagccattccgtgagatcagagtcttcgtggtataggcgagaactgatggcggcattcaagagaatccagaaggtctaaccttgtctgtggtattctgagtaggattcaatgattgaatgactgtgacgtgcttcaaactcctagcaggcggggcgttagtgacagatgcaaaagaatcactggattctattccggcctgaccgagaaccgacagctgattagccatatgctgtgacagagcataggaacattttcactgagaggatgggaggtagccactgacaacggtgaaacccttgcataagcttgccatggaaaggagtaagaaggattggatgaagacagtaggaaagcagagagacggaagggaaggcatcttcatacgcttatctgaagctctcaccaatgatatacataagtatctctatctttatctttatgctttattcatcatctatacccatttgagtctgcctgactgagatttacaaggtgaccatagcttgcttcataccaacaatctctgtgggatcgacccttactcgcgtaaggtttattacttggacgacccagtacacttgctggttagttgtgcgaagttgtagtgatcacaatttcgtgcaccaacgtcggatgccttgccaccaatgcgacgcttcaccggtgagcatataagtggcaaactcgacacgctgtccttcaggtaccacttgtgcttgtaatgctcgctctatagcctgaaaccatgtatcagcctcagtcgggctagtagttcccttgaacttaggcggattaaccttcaaaaagtttgccagtgtcatcgggccttgaactccacctccatcattaccatggttgttcatctgttggccaagagcctcagcagtggcttgcatagcagcagccatgttctccaacgcagccataaagttcaccgggtcattagggttattctccggtgcacgagcattcgtacgacctctcgcactacctctaccgcgtccacgaggcgccatctggttcctatacacacccaacaatcgatattaagttgatcagtctcaatatcggaagtctagtgcttcaaagtcccaaatgcatgctcatgaacgtttatgccaattatatcaagcagatatactaatagcacataacacacatacagagaatgcacagaagcatagtcagtccatccctcaggctctacaggaacgaactgctctgataccataatgtaacaccctaccatacagagtcttatgcttaagtcataattcagagatggcaaggtattacgacctctaaaataaaaaatttagtacgtatagtagtatgaatgattgattataactaggagcctttgtagaaaaaggggtaaacaaaaaccgcaactcaaaagcgcaacactccaatcgttaacgtaacgaacaaggataaaccaacgcgagattatatatatacaaaggagtgtcaaaaacaggaatatcaagactcaagattcggctgcgaagataaccggtccaagcatagcaatatatacatatgataaaataatgaaaaccccaaaggaaacccaaagggacacaaatacataaaacttATTCTCCAagatctcccataagaggagtcatcacagtttgtattatttaatggagataaaagtatctaagcaaaacatataaactaaacagagtccccaagaacaaggaatcttcgcaaatctagaagtctccagcatgcctcagcgggaaacctcacgtcctgcatctgaaaaccacaaaatccgcatgggtgagaaccagaggtccccagcatggtaacagcttccacatatataatacataataatagaggaaagccaaaggcaatcctagaacttcctccagataattcaaagcttataaacaagctaaaccatataagggcatctgactaaagattcttcagtctaactaatacttccctttccaattccttctcacctcccaacccccagcaggagtataatgtagcaaacacagttatatcagacaaagaatatacaaataggagcagttaagacatttagacaattagcaagtaatatgcagtcaaataggcaatctcaaacaattcacatagtatgcatatgatgaatgcctgtccctagtggccgatgatatcatcttgtcggttatagagccaacccgacaagtcctggtcgctaaccattggactgtccctctgtcgcgcatccccaactcgagttatactcgttataaacttgatcataaacatgatccatatccatcaccctcactggtgaatatttcgggggcgagctcatccgggtctttcacagtgcccggccacacttacgacatagggtcaacagagtctcgagcctccacctggagcacgtggtggctagccactgctttctcccagggatctcgtgcctctgatagtggaagtgcaaatctcaattatcaataattcagcataaacatgcatgaattctcatccatggatcaacatccatatcagccatccggctcacggttcagtccagaaccagccaatattcatatcatacacagcctttccggctcacggttaaatccataaccagccatccggctcacggttaaatccataaccagccgtttcattaacaattatagcctttcggcccatggcataacaagcacttccaccaccatcctccgcatctcacataatcatcttgatcctcatttaTCATTcctttttcccttgcttcactcgcaagttgcctcattcactagcccctttttaatagctaggcatgtcataatgatttaagacataaatggtgagatcggaggcttagaagtatgagatttggcttttaaaactcaaaaatcaactttgggatgaaaacagggccacgcgtacgcgcacgcgtggatggcctcgaaaactcatcgacgcgtaagcgtcatgcacgctaacgcgtggattaaaaatttgccaatcaacgcgcacgcgtcaaccacgcgtacgcgtgggtgctctcgcgccccaggcacaaagctggcacggttctggcataactctctggaaaaatggctgggcattgggtgcagcaccatcggcgcgcccgcgcacaccacgcgcacgcgtggatggcgttttctggaagatcggcacgtacgcgccaagtgcgcccacgcgcaagtggttattctgctaaaaattttctaagttaaaaggctgcagaattcaccaatttaaaccccaatcttccaacggacataacttcctcattttaaatcgtttttcacccgttcttcgaacggcacggacatcccggatccaatttcatttctaaaaagatttggtacaaaacagagatccgtagtccaagttatgtcccgccaaagtatgcccaaaaactatattttcatacaaaaccacaaagtgccattttcaaaacaagccatttccaactcttttcaaaaccaatcaaaacatgccaatttcatcccttttctttgaaatcaatcaaaatatatcaatttcaacatcaagcctcctcaactcacacattgacacattaccacaatttaccaagaTCACTATCttatcattttaacccacttcacccaagtggctcaaactcaaacatattgacatctcatatactcttcctcatgccaatttcaacaacaccaattccaataaatcatcattgtacacaatcaatatcatactcaccatcaatatggttcaacccacaattcaaccataaccaatcatcaagcatatatcacaacatgcatatttctcatacatcataccatcaaggcatcaataatcattatcacatatatgaccacatcatatatctcaatcattcaacaacatcaaccattcaatgcctatcttagggcctctagcctaagtatttcctaccacattacatattagatacgggaaaccgaaaccataccttagccgattttcccaagctcccccggagcacttccaaaccacttatccacaagctctcaaggcctcaacacctccaagaacagatttttcaccaccaaatcctttccaagcttttcaaagtcaccaatcgagctccaatatccacacatacacaacctaagccacaaccatcatacccatacacaacatctcaaaacccaaatatcataaaatcataaattacactagggttgagagtcttaccacacccaaggtccaaggagacaagattaaccttctccttcaagagagttgggtcctataacatcaaagaacccaaaatctcaacattttacccatgaaactcgaaaataagggctggaatttcgaacagaaacacgtgacttacctcaagattagttgtatgggttttgtagagctctccgcggtgaacgcgtggccgcaaacggagcggcaatcggagctctagatcaaaagttatggtgatttgaagatcaaccaagggagagaacttgagagagtgttcttcctccctttctctctaagTTCAGCGTGTttttgagtgttgtgaggagagagagtactgaaaactagggttttggtttagttatgttgggctaagggcccactttgggtccggttggcccggtttggcccgttcggtccaatcttggtccgaattctataaaattggtaccaaaattctcgtctcaatctcttCTATCACATTTTAGCCATAAAAAaccacattttaggctttctagaataaattctcatttgtgggttaattagccgttaattaaccgggttttacagaGAAACTAAGAAAAAATTGAGATTTGAACTTGAATAATGATCAGACTCAAAGAATACAATACTCCAATAATGCTATTTATACAGTCACTACTTCTAACAGAATTGTCTTATTATTCTAACAAACTATACAACTCAGCATATCAACAAAATCCACAACCAATAACTTTTTATACAAGAGAAATAACAACCTGTATtaacaaattctaattaatagaataaatatcAAGTAacagagacagagacagagacagtatacaaatcaaacaagaatatatatatataatgctCAAATGTTTAAATCTAGAAAACTAATATTCTTTTGTTTATTATAAAAGGTAATGGGGAACAACCTTCTTcagttaatattaattatatattttttttaaattattttactaagGACAGTTACAAGGACTTTGTACTCTACTCTTGATAAAGAATGAGCCATATCCAATTTCTTCGTTTTTTTCTCTAGCCAATTAACGAGAAGCTAAACTAGAAACAATAGTCATTCATTGGTCTTTCAACATTAGCGTATGTTGTCCAATTTGCATTATAGAGTTAAAGTGAGGTTAAAGTTTAACTTTGTGGAGAAGGACAAACTATTTGTGGGACCATCTTTCAAATATTTGAGCATTCTATGAGACTACTCCGAAATGGTTGGTGGTGGAACAATCCACAAATTGATTGAGTCTTCaaagtttttcttctaattgtCTATACAAAGTAAAATTGTCAAGTGTGTTCCATTTTCGTTAAATATCCTAAAAGGATATGAATCAGGTAATAATATCTTAATTATTGCATATCATTTTGTTTTGGTATTAATAGCtctattataatatatttaatttaattgctcatatatatatgtaaaagaaTTTATAGAacataaaattaatcattaatgaTAGATAAACAAAGGTTATATTTTATTGAAATAGTACATGCATGGTAGAAGTGATTACCATATACATAATATGTTTCAATACACGAGAGAAGTATATAATTCATTGTattgtttctattttttcttaagcaaaacaataaaaattatgttGTAAACTGATTTTATATAATGTGTATATGTATAACACTATCATTGATAAtgtattatctttttatttttgctttaaAAGTACACTGTTGCTATTTATATCAATTGAGAAATTAAGTATACCACATGCACAAAAGTACGCTGTTAATTCATCATTGTTCTTCCACCGGATCCAGACTCCCTTTGACAGTTAAAGAAGAGAGCAGCAGCAGGCGAGTTAAGATTATAAAGCTCAGCAAACTCTCTTGTGTTGAAGTTTTGTCTCCATCCAGGAGCATATACTGTTTGTCTTCCCGGTTGTCGAAACAACACAAACACAAAACGATGAATCCCCATGGTTGGTAGTGGCTTTTCATAGTTCACTATCACATTACCTACAAGCATATAGAAAAGGAGTTCAAAATGAAATaacatatctttttctaatttttatatgCAAACTCAGAATGTTAATTATGTAAACATTTGTTTTACAATTGACTTTTATTACTTGATTTGAGAATCATTATTGACTATAATAGGTCTCTGtctagaatttaaatttttaaaagagataACTCATGATATGATATTAAAGATTCTTATTAATATATGTTAttcttttatataaaaataaaatataatccaAGTTTCAAGTATAAAGTAAAACGGTAACAAAACATGTTTAAACATATGAGCATTTTATATCCATTGAagatggaattgttgaaagtTGGAATCTGATACtctaaaatatcatttttagtTCTTCCCGCACTATAGATATGCATTTAAGATAAATCATATGAATATATCTTTCAGTCCTTAAGAAAAATAGACAGTACGTAaaaaattcaaatcataaatCAAATGATGTCATATATgcgtcaaaataataaaataggctcatgaaaaaacaaatgaaatacatgtaaaatttatataaaCTACTAACCAAAATTAACTCCTGTTGTTGCTGGAATATCAGTCACCAACCTAAAGTAATGTAAGattatttagtattttagtTTATATGATAAGTAGAAAGtattaatgaaaaatagaaaataagtataatcttatatattttaatataattttttaataagaatacTTTTATATGTCTATTTCTCAACCTATACATTTTTAATCCATGTCATTTTTCTGAATCTTAGATTCAAATGTTTTCTGTACTCACCAATGGAGGTACTCTCTGCAATTAGGATTACTTGGACTAGGTGCATCTGGATCAACCATAACCTATATATgatcaaagaaaataaaagaaataataacaataattcgGTATCTATATTAAAGATCATataataagatttgaatttagaTAGTAATAAAGTCTTTAGTTACTATATCACTCTAACAATCTCTAAATATCTTTCGGCGGAATTACACaaaaattttcttattatttaaaatatataaatatttttttcttaaaaataattatatatttaaatatgaaATACGTTTTACACAAGTTGtagttgtatattttttttatttgcgCATGTTCTCGAGTCTCTTGTATGTTTTTAGATGAGAGCCAAGGACTACACTATTCAAGATTAGCCGCCTTAATTCAACTGTGAATATtgttgtttaaaaaattaaaattattaaaaattatttttaaaagttattatcATATGGTGGTCATCCTTTTAGATAATATATagaattcaaaatttataatcgaagagatatacatatataatatcaaaataCCCATCAAAACTTAACGAGATAAGATCAACTTTATTAAAATTGTCCTATAAAAAATCTTTgttaattagtaaaaaaaacaTTACAGATGACTAATAGTATTTTAGTCAATATATAGCCCCTTGCCACATGTAATCACTTAAGttaaatttgttacaaaatattgttATGACCATTGTTCTTACCAGGGTGTAGAAATTCCTGAGGTCATCTCCACCAATAGTAACTCTAGGCTGGTTGACTACATGAGAAGGCTTAAGCTCGCAGCCATTGGTTACATCTCTATTACCGTACGATACTCTCATAGGGATTGTGCTTTGAAAAGGGTCCAACACATCCCCAATCACTCTTCCAACAACAAGAGAGTTCCTGCTACCACCACTAGGCATCGCATATAGTATAGTATAGTATATGTATGTTCT includes:
- the LOC130934501 gene encoding protein FLOWERING LOCUS T-like, giving the protein MPSGGSRNSLVVGRVIGDVLDPFQSTIPMRVSYGNRDVTNGCELKPSHVVNQPRVTIGGDDLRNFYTLVMVDPDAPSPSNPNCREYLHWLVTDIPATTGVNFGNVIVNYEKPLPTMGIHRFVFVLFRQPGRQTVYAPGWRQNFNTREFAELYNLNSPAAALFFNCQRESGSGGRTMMN